One segment of Choloepus didactylus isolate mChoDid1 chromosome 15, mChoDid1.pri, whole genome shotgun sequence DNA contains the following:
- the TMEM72 gene encoding transmembrane protein 72 isoform X3 yields the protein MLIVTGLAYFLLSKRKKSKAAPATLTPVEQYTDPSSSVVSTTGSGDTEQTYTFHGALKEGPGSLFTHMKSILKGTKQPHALQPPSAVVELTLEPAEPGAKKQVHFEEKVVKIIPSLGEGLDNGDSEPEETTSDTTPIIPPAQGLLFLSSLTASGLF from the coding sequence ATGCTCATCGTCACAGGCCTGGCCTACTTCCTGCTGAGCAAGCGGAAAAAGAGCAAAGCCGCCCCTGCCACACTTACCCCCGTGGAGCAGTACACAGACCCCTCCAGCAGCGTGGTCAGCACCACCGGCTCTGGGGACACCGAGCAGACGTACACCTTCCATGGGGCCCTCAAGGAGGGGCCCGGCTCCCTCTTCACCCACATGAAGAGCATCTTAAAGGGGACCAAGCAGCCCCATGCCCTGCAGCCCCCCAGTGCCGTGGTGGAGCTCACTCTGGAGCCAGCGGAGCCAGGCGCCAAGAAGCAGGTGCACTTTGAAGAGAAAGTGGTCAAAATCATCCCGTCCCTGGGCGAGGGCCTGGACAATGGGGACAGCGAGCCAGAGGAGACCACCTCAGACACCACCCCCATCATCCCTCCGGCCCAGGGCCTACTCTTCTTGTCTTCGCTCACAGCCTCAGGCCTGTTCTGA